Proteins from a genomic interval of Neodiprion lecontei isolate iyNeoLeco1 chromosome 2, iyNeoLeco1.1, whole genome shotgun sequence:
- the LOC107218327 gene encoding ubiquitin carboxyl-terminal hydrolase 35, protein MENGDEITIELEKCFRLILSGTRQDVVKGWSTLELLERIEILLKDGTILRRILNDQLWVSNYSEIPRLLTWFSKYFSEDTFERCDPLTNNVAVMIKNSATTDIAFLVSIIDVLLSHKFYLPMTSNHTKLCEAIIVRLAYLQVPSEPKKISEFNENASKVQKFLTHLCSNEECSERVNLIITCFAVFYNIISDMSRTEEPGPALVIVLQLVDAAMIPQAVQCILSESRNDQQLVQALKILCSWSTKWLRGDRLGIWIMEFILELEAKSKFSILKEVTEATVERLFIALLLPMGRQNLSSIVFHVLKKQSTPSLFHKISKRIQPMMQHLLKDTSPMGKECVQNIVDVSTALMIRFPGYPFYDFLQSSLPVKPRMQVVQEIVGGSVWADDLYNLETPSFRSNAGKVGLTNLGNTCYMNSVLQALFMTRQFCYKVLNRKEEGNEESVADQHLLRKLENLFALLLYSKRMSLAPTEILFASRPTYFTPGQQQDSSEFLCHLLDVLYEQEKTANIHCTGVEMTTERKSKGDEQMSDGTEEAGEDGPVIKRWTTEEDLTEGVVLQRKTQSLADFTQREDLGQTQQLNDSHSNSTDSGIQSVGGEEGSMQAFLVHRVFGGESEITYQCAQCDTNSHNTDKFRDLQLCFPAEIPENQEISVQDLINYYLTPEKLTGENKYRCDKCTKLCDAQRLIKILQAPSHLILTLKHFHYDTESRLRTKLRHKVMYNETIKVPVSSQNCVTTETYNLYAAVVHSGYSMDYGHYFTYACDAKNTWHKFNDSYVWSSSLDDFKSLEPPDTPYILFYAKNSPTSDTVQSHEDVPELSTLKKRLQELVAIDTIAYKEELRQQTERKRNQRSKQPLPNVGRHDNSDDENPPPSNCRSAVDIPTNRFLF, encoded by the exons ATGGAGAACGGGGATGAAATAACAATAGAACTTGAGAAATGTTTCCGCTTAATCTTGTCAGGGACGAGACAGGATGTTGTTAAAGGGTGGTCAACGTTGGAATTGCTTGAAAGAAtcgaaattttgttgaaagaCGGCACGATATTGAGGAGAATACTAAACGACCAGTTATGGGTATCAAATTATAGCGAAATACCACGGCTATTGACCTGGTTTTCTAAGTATTTTTCCGAGGACACTTTCGAAAGGTGTGATCCTCTCACCAACAACGTTGCAGTTATGATAAAGAATTCAGCTACCACAGATATCGCGTTCTTAGTCTCCATTATCGATGTCCTTTTGTCGCACAAATTCTACCTACCGATGACTTCGAATCACACCAAACTATGCGAAGCGATCATTGTTCGTTTGGCCTACCTCCAAGTACCCAGCGAGCCCAAAAAGATATCAGAATTCAATGAAAATGCCtcaaaagtacaaaaatttctcactcATTTATGTTCAAACGAGGAATGCTCCGAACGAGTCAACCTGATAATCACCTGCTTCGCTGTGTTCTATAACATAATATCGGACATGTCAAGAACTGAAGAGCCGGGACCAGCTCTGGTCATTGTGCTGCAACTCGTGGATGCGGCGATGATACCGCAAGCTGTGCAATGCATTTTGTCGGAATCACGCAACGATCAGCAGCTCGTTCAAGCGTTGAAGATACTCTGTTCATGGTCGACAAAGTGGCTGAGGGGAGATCGGCTAGGAATCTGGATTATGGAGTTTATATTGGAGCTGGAAGCAAAATCAAAGTTCTCCATCTTGAAGGAAGTAACGGAAGCAACGGTGGAGCGACTCTTCATCGCCCTTCTGCTTCCCATGGGACGACAAAATTTGTCCTCGATCGTATTTCACGTTCTTAAAAAACAAAGTACTCCGAGTTTATTTCACAAGATATCGAAAAGGATCCAGCCGATGATGCAACACCTATTGAAGGACACATCTCCaatgggaaaagaatgcgtaCAAAACATCGTCGACGTATCAACCGCGCTCATGATTAGGTTCCCTGGCTATCCGTTCTACGACTTTCTCCAGAGCAGTTTGCCGGTTAAACCACGCATGCAAGTCGTTCAAGAGATAGTCGGCGGCTCTGTGTGGGCAGACGACTTGTACAATCTTGAAACACCCAGTTTTAGGTCAAACGCCGGTAAAGTGGGTCTGACTAACTTGGGGAACACTTGTTACATGAACAGCGTTCTTCAAGCTCTTTTCATGACCAGACAGTTCTGTTACAAAGTTCTTAATCGCAAAGAAGAGGGCAATGAAGAATCTGTCGCTGATCAACATCTTCTAAGAAAGCTAGAAAATCTATTCGCTTTGCTGCTTTATTCAAAGAGGATGTCGCTGGCACcgactgaaatattatttGCATCTAGACCGACCTATTTTACGCCTGGTCAACAACAGGATAGCTCTGAATTTCTCTG TCATCTCTTGGATGTCCTGTACGAGCAGGAGAAAACTGCCAACATACACTGCACCGGTGTGGAAATGACCACTGAACGTAAATCAAAGGGCGACGAACAGATGAGCGACGGAACAGAGGAAGCTGGAGAGGATGGCCCAGTTATTAAACGCTGGACTACCGAAGAGGATCTCACTGAAGGTGTTGTACTTCAAAGGAAAACTCAGTCGTTGGCAGACTTTACTCAAC GTGAGGATTTAGGCCAAACCCAGCAACTAAATGATTCGCATTCCAATTCTACGGACAGTGGGATTCAGTCCGTCGGAGGAGAGGAAGGCAGCATGCAAGCGTTCCTTGTTCATCGAGTGTTTGGCGGGGAGTCTGAAATTACATATCAGTGCGCCCAGTGTGATACAAACTCACATAATACGGACAAATTCCGTGATTTGCAGCTTTGTTTTCCGGCAGAGATACCTGAGAATCAGGAGATATCTGTACAGGACCTAATAAATTACTATTTGACACCGGAAAAGCTGACCGGGGAGAACAAATACCGTTGCGACAAGTGCACAAAGCTGTGCGACGCGCAaaggttaataaaaatattacaggCACCGTCGCATCTCATACTTACACTGAAACACTTTCATTACGATACTGAGAGTCGATTGAGAACTAAACTCAGACACAAAGTTATGTACAATGAAACTATCAAGGTACCTGTATCGTCGCAAAATTGCGTTACTACGGAGACTTACAACCTTTACGCAGCTGTCGTTCATTCCGGATACAGCATGGATTACGGACACTATTTCACCTACGCCTGTGACGCGAAGAATACCTGGCACAAGTTCAACGACAGCTACGTATGGAGCAGTAGCCTGGATGACTTCAAGAGTCTCGAACCACCCGACACCCCCTACATTTTGTTCTACGCAAAAAATTCACCCACATCGGATACCGTCCAGTCGCACGAAGATGTACCCGAATTGTCGACGCTGAAGAAACGGCTTCAAGAACTCGTAGCGATAGATACGATTGCCTACAAAGAAGAGCTCCGGCAACAGACTGAACGTAAACGTAATCAGCGTAGTAAACAGCCGTTGCCGAATGTCGGAAGGCATGATAATTCGGACGATGAGAATCCTCCGCCGAGCAATTGTCGAAGCGCCGTCGATATACCGACGAATCGTTTCCTCTTTTGA